The DNA sequence gcccgggatgtggtgggggcccgggctgggatgtgacaatttggtatcagagccaatccatgGCCGGAAgtatgccgacgaggacgtcgagccctTAAGGGGagtggattgtaagatctcacatcgcccagggttgtggatcatgtaagcattatatgtatattcttctcatctctacctagcacgagacattttgggagctcactggcttcatatttcatcggaactccgaagttaaacgagtttgcgcgagagcaatcccatgatgggtgacctactgagaagttctcgtgtgagttcccaaaaacaaaaccgtgagggcgtggtcggggcctaaagaggacaatatcgtgttacggtagagtcgagcccgggatgtggtgggggtcaggatgtgacaatttggtatcagagccaatccatggtcggaagtgtgccgacaaggacgtcgagcccctaaaggggtggattgtaagatcccacatcgcccagggttGTGGAtactgtaagccttatatgtatattatcatctctacctagtacgagaccttttgggagctcactggtttcggattccatcggaactccgaagttaaacgagttcgcaagacagcaatcccatgatgggtgacccattgagaagttctcgtatgagtttccaaaaacaaaatcgtgatgGCGTGGTccgggcccaaagcggataatatcgtgttacggtggagtcgaACCCGGGATGTAGTGgggacccgggccgggatgtgacatatcTCATCTATGTAAACTAGATTATAGAATATGGACTTGTTtcataagtgtttttaaattattgaaagcatttttagagaaaaatattttttaattaaaaaacacttgaaatgtTTTATGGAAGAAGCATCAGTAATTTGTTTCTTCTAAAAAtcatttcaagtgttttttttttcaagattcacttgcgtttttactaagaattgatttaaaaaacATTTCATCAAAAGTGGCTTCAATCATTCTAAAAACACTTCTATATGAGCCATATATTCGTCTTTCGAttagttttagttcaatttCAATATCATAAATAATTGAATAATTCCGTTTCCTCTGCAAAATGGATGGTTTTGCCGGCCGTGAGCGTCATTATCAAGCGAATAGCATGTCATTTAGTCTTTATATGCTTAATCATAATAATCACAGTCTAGACACTTTGTCTAACCTACTCACAATGCACACGCGTGCATGTAAAAATGAgacataaacattgaaaactaGACTCCTACCGCACCAACACACAACTTCGTGTGGTTCAAAAACATAATTTTAACCCAATGAATGCGACATACACGCGTTTTTAACCACCAACGAGTGAAACGTAAATCCCTATTTATAATTTAGTAAAGCTGCCGTCTCCGTAACGTGATGCACAAATGGTGCAAAGTCAATTAGAAAAATCGAACCTGCCCATATCAGTGTGGCATGGTAGGGTTGTGAATGGTGACGTTGACATGGAGGTATTCTTCGTCTCCTAACCTTTCACTCATATGCTTTACGAATTTTAGTTTAAGACGGAAAGAAGAAATGTGCACCACGAGTGATCAATCACCCGATGTTGGCCATTGGAAATTGGAATATTAGAGAAGACAAAGCTAACTTTGTATTTTCCTTGCATGTTCGTATGCTTAAGAGGAAAAATGGAAGGGTCGGTCTAGGTCTTTGTTGCTTTGTAGAAAGCCAACAAGGGTTGCATTTGGTCAAGCACCGGAGAAAACTAGGTCATCTCACTCGTTAGATGACTAATCAAGTATATAGTTGGAAATATCTATGAATCTCTCTTAATGTATAAGACAGCATACGCTACCAGTTTTATTTCTAAAAAGAGAAACAGTTGATGCATTCGCCACGATAACGCACTATTTCAGGGTCAAAAAGAATTATAGAGACATTTCAGTTTCCGATGATCACTATCGTGTGATCCACGAGCACAATGAACCGAATCTTGGACATGTTGTGTGAAATACAGATCTGAAATTCGTCCCCAACCATTGAATCACCTCTTGGTGGTTAGACATTACAAACTAATTGACTATTAGGAGATCGCATGCAAAATACTACAtgttatatttttgtttaataaaaCAATTGTCGTTCATAAAATTGAAGTTCAAGAGCTTCCCTTGAAAAATCAAGACCAATATATGCCTTGGACAAAATGGTACCTTGCAGTGCAACTTCTTGTTACAATGATTTCGATAAAAATGATATTTTACGAAGAAAGAGATTCGAACTTAATTCAAAGGGGATAAATACTATTATAATCAACCTAACTAAGATTAGGTTGATGGTTAGGCAACATCTGCACAAGATGGCTACTTGATCCAAAACAATGTCCGGGAGAGTTTAGTGGGCCTAACCAGCCCAATAACTTACGACAGTGGGCCTAACCAGTTTGATTAAACCGATACCGTATCAAATTATTGGTGGCAATGAAGTAAAGATCTAATTACAACCCTCCGATCATAAGCAAATCCATTAAATTATTGTTCATATAAAGGCTTCATCTTCGACAAAACCCTAGACTTAGGGACAGCTGAAACTCGATAGCAAAAATGGTGCAGCGTCTCACATATCGCGCCCGGCACAGCTACGCCACCAAATCCAACCAGCACAGGATCGTCAAAACCCCTGGTAAACTAAATATTATTGCTTTCAAGCCCTAACTCTTGTTTGCTTCGTTTTTGGGTcaaatttgtgttttttttgcaTATGAAATGTTGGATTAAGGTGGTATTTTGAGATTAAGATGGTATTTTGATTTGTgggttttgtttaatttgtgttaATTGAATTGCTGGTGCTGTTATTGATGGTTGTTTTGGGTGAACAGGAGGGAAGCTAGTGTACCAGACCACTAAGAAGAGGGCAAGTGGCCCCAAGTGCCCTGTTACTGGCAAGAGAATTCAAGGGGTATGTATTTGCCTTATTTCAATTCGAAATGTTGTCTTTGCTTCATATGTTAGTTTCGTATCCGTAGTATTTTCATGGGTTCCCAGTGTTTTGCATTTGCGAATGAGTGAAAGTTTAGTTCTCTTACTTTACGATATACCGCAACCAAAATGCCAGTTCATTGATAGGTTATGCATTAGAGTTGGAGCGGCTGTCTATGAAACTGTTGTTGATCTGCCCTCGTGTAATTGGATTCATTTAATTTGTGCTAGAATTATCAGGCTCGATTCACCATTCCGTATGGAGATGGAACGGTTCAAGTTCTTGTGAATTTAACCTTTTTTCGAAGTAAAAAGTACACTTGGAACTTATACATTCTCCCCGCAATACAATATTGTGTATAATCATTGTAATGATTGCGTAGTCCAGTTACTTTAAGTTTCATTTGAGTGGCGATACATTGTTGTGTTTGTTTGTAGATCCCTCACTTGAGGCCTACCGAGTATAAGAGGTCCAGATTATCTAGGAATCGGAGGACTGTTAACCGTGCTTATGGAGGTGTGTTGTCTGGAGGTGCCGTCAAGGAAAGGTTTGTAGATTGcattgcaacattttttttccgTCTTTTTTTCATGTTGTGTTGCACCAATGGGGTTTAGACAACTTGCTTTCTATTGGTTTGCAGGATCATCAGGGCCTTTCTGGTGGAGGAACAAAAGATCGTGAAAAAGGTGTTGAAGATTCAAAAGACAAAGGAAAAGCAAGCTGCAAAGACCAAGTGAAATCAACCGAATTTTAAGTAGTTTCTACAGACTACGCTGATTTTGGCTTATGGTGCGGGAAGTAATTCAAGGTGTTCCAATCTGTACTTTTACATTTTGTTGTGGATGGTTTAAGTTATGATGTTGAGTGCTTCATTTTGTTCGGAAATCCATCCCACCATGGAATTTCCTGTTTTGTATTGGTAACATGTACgtttttgaattatttgtgTAATGTCAGATTTACTAGCTTCATTTGCGATTTTAGTTATATTTGGATTACTTCATAACCCTTTCCTTTTTTTGATTGCTTGTCACGGCTTTTGCATGTTTCTGCTTGTGAACGGCGTGAACTATACATGTTTCTTTGTAGTTTTTATCTCCGTCTTCCTCAATCACACAAGGTCATGCCGAGAAAAGCTTCAGCCTGGCGATTAATTTGTTGTGAGGCGGGATGGTCTCCTTGATCAGAGGATGGTCTTTGAGGTCATTCACCCATGAAAATAATGCCAGGTTCTTTTCGGGAGCTTCTCCTTGATCAGAGGATGGTCTTTGAGGTCATTCTCCTTAGTCAATTCACTCGTCTTCAATGGCCTtctctgtcttttcctttggacCTCATAACAGCATATGTTCTATGTTTCTTGAAGAACTCATGTTTTCTTAACACGTTCTATCTTTCTCAAGGTAGGACGTCCTGCACAGGCCCGACTAATTGAAGTGATTAGGTATGAGTACGAGAGATCGTGAtcatgcagaaaaaaaaaaaaaagagagcaaCAACAGAGAGAGCAGCAGGTTGGAAGTTTGCATTTTGCTCCAGGTCCCATCACTGTACTCAAGAGGATGACGAGTGACTCGGTGATCGGGTTGCTTTGACGAATAAGAGCATGAACCTTACTGTGGACATGATTGTAGGATAGCAGCAGCTGAGTCTtgttccctctctctcttgcaAGTTTGCAACTCGGAGGAGTTTGAGAAAATTTTggcttttttatgttttatatgataCAATTGGATGAAATAAGTGGGTTCCACTTTCATGTTACGAGTATTGAATGATCTGCATTCACAGGACCACAATAAAAGTATTAATCAAACCAATTTAGGTCATCCAGTGATCGTAACATTTAATAACATTTAATGCTAAGTAGCAGGAAGAATTTTCCGACAAAAGCTTGGTAAAATTATCTTGGattgtcataaaaaaaaatgaagaaaaaagaagttgGGCTTAGAAATCTTGGGCTGAAAGTTTTGAGCTTAGACTGATATCTTAATGGGCCTATCTCAGCTTCACATATTGCTCTCTCTCCATAGTCTAACAATTCCTATGGATTATTTTGGTTCCGGATCCAATCGGAAGAACCTACTCTATTGTTCCTTGTCTCCCCCATGTACCAAAACGGTAATGACGAAAGAGAAGTAAAAACAGCGGGAGaagaataaattaatatcaaactCGCTGGTCATGTGATTCAAATTAAAGATTTCTtatttacaagtaaaaaaaaaaaacattacaacgtagtactaagtgacaaaaCCGAAGCTTTGCAGTAATATATTTACTCTAAGCAGGTGATGTTCTCACGGTCTCACCTGCTTGTGATCATTGCAAATCCTACATATCATGCTTGAAGCATGAAGGAAACGATCCAATGCTTAGTATAATATAAAGCATTTATCCAACATGCATCCACCTTTTTGTTttgaacacaaaaataaaaatgttgatTAATGTATTTTAGGTCTCTCGAATCCGAGGACTTGACTTAGTTAATTTGATATTTCTTGTCACAAAGTTTGTGAATGCGTGCGTGCCCTTGTCATACATGTGTTTGTGAGTGAGCATTAATATTGAGTTATTGACGATCTGCAATTTGATAGAGGACCTCAAACATTTCAAACCTAATCAGCATCCGATTTCCTTAATCATACACTTTGGAGTTTAATTAGCAAAAAGAATTCTACAAACACGAACTTAATTAACTGATGAGCTATAGCCTATAGCTAGCAAAACTAAAAAGCTAAGAAACATTAGTGATTAAGCAATGTTTCTAATTATGTGACAAGTTTAAGTGTAGCATCTGGTGGTGGACATTTCACTCGGACATGGAGAAGACTCCCACGTCAAACTCGACTTCCATGCATCCCCTCCTCCTACATTCATAGGCAAAGGCAAACTACTCATCAATGGAAACCCAATATTTGATCTCCCACTAGTCTCCCACTGTTGATCGTCTCCTTCTTCTATCACGTTCGAGTTCACATTTTGAATGTTCTTAATCAACCCAGTTATACTGTCATGGCCATTGCCAAGGTTATTGTTATTTCCTTGCATGACCTCATGATGATGTGGCAATGCCATCGATGAAAAGCCTCCATTAGTAATACTAAAGTCAAAATTAGTACTTTCTCCAGAGGCGCCCTTGACGTTGTTGCTGCCATTGTAATCTCCGAGCATTGAGGATGACATGTTTAACAACAAGGAGGACACATCCACCGTGCATTTTGCCGCTGGTCCGGATGAAGTTTCTGAAGGTGATGAAAATGCGAAGCTAGGGTTAGAAAAGTAGTCTGATGATCTGTTAGAAAAGTTGGAGGAAATGGGAAAGTACTGATGGGGTAGTTTGACATTGCAACCCATCATCAAGGGGTTTATGGGTTTGTAGGAGTTGGAATAAATATCTAGAGGGGGTATATTGCTTGTTGTGGATGACATTTTTATGTCATTGTTGTTGGAGAAGTTGATTTTCGATGTCAGTATTGACATGCTCTCTGAACTAAACTCATGATGATGATGAGTAGCATTGTGTGCACCTTTGGAGCCTAGCATATGATCACCAAATGTGTTTGTTTCAGGCAAGGCAGACACCCAAGAGTGATGAGAAAGGGCTCTTTGGTGAGCATTACTtgaatttgttttcttgaatatcCTGCATATTGCCCATGAATCCTGCAACAATAGTACATTTTAATTAGTCCGGCTGTAatacgtgtgtgtgtatataagcATCGTTTTTGTCAACTAACCTAACACGTGACAAATTGACAATCTAACAACATAACAATTAGATATTTACTAAAAATCATGCATTATATGCACAAATAGAAAAATAGTTTTTCTTAACATACATTTGCAGGAATGGTTTTGTCCATGAACGATGATGATCTCTTTGGTGGGAGTGAATCAGTGAGAGAAGGTAAGCGAAACTCATGCATCATCCAGTCAGTTTTCACCCCTTTGGCAGCTCTACCTTTGTAGAAAACAAGTGACTTCTTCAACCCAATGCACTTGGAGGAACTACACGCACCTTCGGATGAGTAGATGGGCCGGTCGGTTCCCGTAGCTTTCCAGAAACCGGCTCCGGTAACCCGGTTTGGCCTTGTGCTGTTCCTATATTTTCTATCCCTTGGACAGTAGAAATACCATTCCTTCTCCCCAGACGCTGCCAACTCTGCACATATCatccaaaaaattaattaaaaactttataGCTAAGCTGTtcaaaatatatgcaactaaagCCCTTGTATATTCTGAACAATTTATGAAGTGAAACCCTAACCTTCGAACacagaatacacacacacatataatatTGAGATCTTAGGCTCAAAACTTCAACGTAATAGTAGTAATTAAAAACATTCTTAGTCGGCATATATCAAAGAACACCCAAGAGAGAAAAAGCTACTATATATATTTTGACTAAAAGAAACTCAGAGATCGATATATTACTCAGAAATGGAAGTTTTTTTAGTCACGCATGAATATGTAAGattaagttttgaaaattacttGGAAGATCCCAGGGGTCAAATTTATAGATGTCAAGTTGCTTGATAAGCTCGATAGAGAGAGGCCTCTGCTGAACCTTCCTCTTGAGGTAAAACCCTACCAGCTCCTCATCAGTTGGATGAAAACGAAACCCTGGAAGGATCACTTCATCCATTTTTTCTCCTCCGATATTATCACTTCTCTCATCCATTTTTTCTACAAAACCCTAAAGTACTGGTAGATGTATATCCTGCTTCTCAGTAGCTCTTTAAGGGAACAAGATAAGTGAAAACTTTAATCACTACCCAACAGTGAGAAACTGAAGAAATTAATGTTAATATTAATCACAGTACTCTCTTTTAACACCTGAAACTGCAGTAAGAAGCAAACCCTAGCTAGCTGGAGCTAGAAAACATAAGCACACAGAACGAGAACGAAGAAGAAGTGAAGAGGTGGAGTGAAAGCAACAAGTTTAAGATGGCGGTAAGGGTGTGGACTTAATTTGTAGGGAAAATATATGCTTCCTGAGAAGGGGTCTGCCTCCGAAGGATCAGCCGCCTTTTCTGGCGACTTAATATATATgagagtgtgtgtgttttgCGAGGATCACGTTGGCTACTTCACACAGTCACACAGTAGTAcaaattgaaa is a window from the Malus domestica chromosome 16, GDT2T_hap1 genome containing:
- the LOC103402898 gene encoding large ribosomal subunit protein eL34; this translates as MVQRLTYRARHSYATKSNQHRIVKTPGGKLVYQTTKKRASGPKCPVTGKRIQGIPHLRPTEYKRSRLSRNRRTVNRAYGGVLSGGAVKERIIRAFLVEEQKIVKKVLKIQKTKEKQAAKTK
- the LOC103403283 gene encoding protein FEZ-like, coding for MDERSDNIGGEKMDEVILPGFRFHPTDEELVGFYLKRKVQQRPLSIELIKQLDIYKFDPWDLPKLAASGEKEWYFYCPRDRKYRNSTRPNRVTGAGFWKATGTDRPIYSSEGACSSSKCIGLKKSLVFYKGRAAKGVKTDWMMHEFRLPSLTDSLPPKRSSSFMDKTIPANDSWAICRIFKKTNSSNAHQRALSHHSWVSALPETNTFGDHMLGSKGAHNATHHHHEFSSESMSILTSKINFSNNNDIKMSSTTSNIPPLDIYSNSYKPINPLMMGCNVKLPHQYFPISSNFSNRSSDYFSNPSFAFSSPSETSSGPAAKCTVDVSSLLLNMSSSMLGDYNGSNNVKGASGESTNFDFSITNGGFSSMALPHHHEVMQGNNNNLGNGHDSITGLIKNIQNVNSNVIEEGDDQQWETSGRSNIGFPLMSSLPLPMNVGGGDAWKSSLTWESSPCPSEMSTTRCYT